In Candidatus Babeliales bacterium, the following proteins share a genomic window:
- a CDS encoding nucleotide exchange factor GrpE: protein MALDNHDNNIGMDDVTEQQAGCCSQDAAPETEKTSNELAACQQQLAEWKEKYLHSIADFQNFKRRQERDQANWMQSAQVQVFKQLIGIVDDFDRAIAESKKVAGHEEWLTGFEMIHASLHKMLTASKVTEITERTVFNPDIHEAIASVDAPGVSSGNIVDVVQKGYMFKDQVLRPAQVTVAR from the coding sequence ATGGCTTTAGATAATCACGATAATAACATTGGAATGGATGATGTAACCGAACAGCAAGCAGGATGTTGCTCCCAGGATGCAGCACCAGAAACTGAAAAGACAAGTAATGAACTAGCGGCTTGCCAGCAGCAGCTTGCTGAGTGGAAAGAGAAATATCTTCATTCGATAGCAGACTTTCAAAATTTTAAGCGTCGGCAAGAACGGGATCAGGCAAACTGGATGCAGTCAGCGCAAGTACAGGTTTTCAAGCAGTTGATCGGTATTGTGGATGATTTTGATCGTGCAATAGCTGAATCAAAAAAAGTAGCTGGTCATGAGGAATGGCTTACTGGGTTTGAGATGATTCATGCGTCATTGCATAAAATGCTTACCGCTTCAAAGGTAACGGAAATAACTGAACGCACCGTTTTTAATCCTGATATTCATGAGGCGATAGCATCTGTGGATGCGCCTGGAGTTTCGTCAGGCAATATCGTTGATGTGGTGCAAAAAGGGTACATGTTTAAAGATCAGGTCCTTCGCCCAGCGCAGGTAACCGTTGCCAGATAA